A window of the Helianthus annuus cultivar XRQ/B chromosome 4, HanXRQr2.0-SUNRISE, whole genome shotgun sequence genome harbors these coding sequences:
- the LOC110938182 gene encoding uncharacterized protein LOC110938182 isoform X1: MYMCVRGGRTGLNVRKRTPTTPTGCGNGVQVRPFEVIACVVFWMIGALNTVTMAIIFRLSDDFFTHLKFELGELQFAVQKTEDMEDRVIDFEALQKVLLEGIGAYDKLQANIVKAKDKPKHII, from the exons ATGTATATGTGTGTGAGAGGGGGGAGGACCGGCTTGAACGTCCGCAAGAGGACGCCGACGACGCCGACGGGGTGTGGAAATGGCGTGCAGGTGCGGCCCTTTGAAGTAATAGCATgcgttgtgttttggatgataggGGCGTTAAACACTGTGACAATGGCAAT TATTTTCAGGTTAAGCGATGATTTTTTTACTCACTTAAAGTTTGAGCTAGGAGAGCTTCAGTTTGCTGTTCAAAAAACTGAG GATATGGAAGACAGAGTGATTGACTTCGAAGCACTACAAAAAGTCCTTCTTGAAGGAATAG GAGCTTATGATAAACTGCAAGCTAACATAGTGAAGGCAAAGGATAAACCTAAACACATCATATAA
- the LOC110938182 gene encoding uncharacterized protein LOC110938182 isoform X2 has translation MYMCVRGGRTGLNVRKRTPTTPTGCGNGVQVRPFEVIACVVFWMIGALNTVTMAMLSDDFFTHLKFELGELQFAVQKTEDMEDRVIDFEALQKVLLEGIGAYDKLQANIVKAKDKPKHII, from the exons ATGTATATGTGTGTGAGAGGGGGGAGGACCGGCTTGAACGTCCGCAAGAGGACGCCGACGACGCCGACGGGGTGTGGAAATGGCGTGCAGGTGCGGCCCTTTGAAGTAATAGCATgcgttgtgttttggatgataggGGCGTTAAACACTGTGACAATGGCAAT GTTAAGCGATGATTTTTTTACTCACTTAAAGTTTGAGCTAGGAGAGCTTCAGTTTGCTGTTCAAAAAACTGAG GATATGGAAGACAGAGTGATTGACTTCGAAGCACTACAAAAAGTCCTTCTTGAAGGAATAG GAGCTTATGATAAACTGCAAGCTAACATAGTGAAGGCAAAGGATAAACCTAAACACATCATATAA